One genomic region from Nitrospirota bacterium encodes:
- a CDS encoding PilN domain-containing protein produces MVRINLIVPYRKKRKPRIIPGPIILLVATAVVSLGAAGFFWVSLENKIKTLSDEKSIAERRLVELKKKIKEVDNYEKLNKTIEERVNVIEKLGKEQNVPLYLLGEINRYIPERVWLSKIKSEDEWFYVEGKSFTNSDISTFVENLRKSPYLMDIDVESSVQTHLLGKIIVYDFRIACKVKV; encoded by the coding sequence ATGGTCAGAATAAACCTGATAGTTCCATACAGGAAGAAAAGGAAACCCAGGATTATCCCTGGACCAATAATCTTACTGGTAGCGACAGCAGTCGTATCGCTTGGGGCTGCTGGATTCTTCTGGGTATCTCTGGAAAATAAGATAAAAACCCTCAGTGATGAAAAATCAATAGCCGAGAGAAGGCTTGTTGAATTGAAGAAAAAGATCAAAGAGGTAGATAATTACGAAAAACTTAATAAGACAATAGAAGAACGGGTTAATGTTATAGAGAAACTCGGCAAAGAACAGAATGTTCCTCTATATCTCCTTGGAGAGATAAACAGATATATCCCGGAAAGGGTGTGGCTCTCCAAGATAAAGAGTGAAGACGAGTGGTTTTATGTAGAGGGTAAGTCGTTTACCAATTCCGATATCTCAACCTTTGTTGAAAACCTGAGAAAATCTCCCTATCTGATGGATATTGATGTTGAGAGTTCTGTTCAGACTCATCTCTTGGGAAAGATTATAGTCTATGATTTTAGAATAGCCTGTAAGGTGAAGGTGTAA
- the pilO gene encoding type 4a pilus biogenesis protein PilO, producing the protein MPPKIRLLIITLPVILVSVLFYIFVYQPKSSQIEKLNSEVTKLKNEVTLSQNKALRLDELKKKYALLQDKLKELNEKLPERNEIARLLKQVSDLGIKSGLEVSEWKLEKTNISIDQSGLFARIPVKAEIRGGYHNIAKFFERVSDMPRIINISELTMESIGVTQEKTETTGLTGIKTTMKVITFSSSTEMIAQRKEAPKTGKAASK; encoded by the coding sequence ATGCCACCGAAGATTAGACTACTTATAATAACACTTCCAGTTATTTTAGTCTCAGTGTTATTTTATATCTTTGTCTATCAACCTAAATCTTCACAGATCGAGAAACTAAATTCAGAGGTAACGAAACTGAAAAACGAAGTAACCCTAAGTCAGAATAAGGCACTAAGACTTGATGAGTTAAAGAAGAAATATGCCCTACTTCAAGATAAACTCAAAGAGTTGAACGAAAAACTCCCTGAGCGGAATGAGATTGCCAGACTACTGAAGCAGGTCTCTGATTTAGGAATAAAATCAGGGCTTGAAGTGTCTGAGTGGAAACTCGAGAAAACCAATATATCGATAGATCAAAGCGGGTTATTTGCAAGGATACCTGTAAAGGCTGAGATAAGAGGTGGGTACCATAATATTGCTAAATTCTTTGAAAGAGTTAGTGATATGCCGAGGATAATAAATATATCAGAATTGACGATGGAATCTATAGGCGTTACTCAAGAAAAGACTGAGACAACTGGTTTAACAGGTATAAAGACAACCATGAAGGTTATTACCTTTTCATCGAGCACAGAGATGATAGCACAGAGAAAAGAGGCTCCAAAAACTGGTAAAGCCGCTTCTAAATAG